A stretch of Exiguobacterium sp. BMC-KP DNA encodes these proteins:
- a CDS encoding M16 family metallopeptidase — protein sequence MIERIQLENGVRLIVERMPEARSVATGIFIQAGSRTEHSEEHGISHLIEHMMFKGTKRHTAKEIAVYFDRLGGNINAFTSKDQTCYYVKTLDEHAGEAFQVLADMFLESTFDADELEKEKKVVIEEIKMYDDTPDDLVHELLAIAAYGEDVMARPILGTEESVLRIDRKMIGQYLEEAYAPDQIVISVAGNVTDELITQITERMSILVSREKTRQTTSPRLQNGVIRKEKDTEQAHICYNFRAIPSADPRLPALALLNNAFGATMSSRLFQSIREERGLAYSVFSYYTTFDDHGTFTIYVGTSPESVEEVEQVLAAEINRLKQDGLSAKELEDGIEQLKGSLILGNEGTSSHMNRNARNELHLHRHPSLEEVLADVERIRPSDIEELIQYIFSEEPAKAYILPADDDDEEEA from the coding sequence ATGATCGAACGGATACAACTAGAAAACGGGGTTCGACTAATCGTTGAGCGGATGCCGGAAGCACGCAGCGTTGCGACAGGCATCTTCATTCAAGCAGGGAGTCGGACTGAACATAGCGAAGAGCATGGCATCAGTCATCTGATTGAGCATATGATGTTCAAGGGAACAAAACGCCATACGGCAAAAGAGATTGCGGTTTACTTTGACCGACTTGGTGGAAATATTAATGCGTTCACGAGTAAGGATCAAACGTGCTATTACGTCAAGACATTAGATGAGCATGCGGGAGAAGCCTTTCAGGTATTAGCGGACATGTTCCTCGAATCGACGTTTGACGCGGATGAACTGGAAAAAGAGAAAAAGGTCGTCATCGAAGAGATTAAAATGTACGATGACACACCGGATGATCTTGTCCACGAACTGCTAGCGATTGCAGCATACGGTGAGGATGTCATGGCACGTCCGATTCTTGGAACGGAGGAAAGTGTGCTTCGGATTGATCGGAAGATGATTGGACAGTATCTTGAAGAAGCGTATGCGCCGGATCAAATCGTTATTTCCGTTGCCGGGAACGTAACAGACGAGTTGATTACGCAGATTACGGAGCGAATGTCGATTCTTGTATCACGCGAGAAAACACGTCAAACGACGTCACCAAGGTTACAAAATGGTGTGATTCGTAAGGAAAAGGATACGGAACAGGCACATATTTGTTATAATTTCCGTGCGATTCCTTCTGCTGATCCACGTTTGCCTGCCCTCGCCTTACTCAATAATGCATTCGGTGCAACGATGTCGAGTCGTTTGTTCCAATCGATTCGAGAGGAACGTGGTCTTGCTTATTCAGTCTTTTCGTATTACACGACGTTTGACGATCACGGAACGTTTACGATTTATGTCGGGACGTCACCGGAATCGGTCGAAGAAGTCGAACAGGTCCTAGCAGCTGAAATTAATCGATTGAAGCAGGATGGATTATCGGCTAAGGAACTGGAAGATGGAATTGAGCAGCTGAAAGGTTCTCTCATCTTGGGGAACGAAGGCACTTCGAGCCACATGAACCGAAATGCACGGAATGAGTTGCACCTGCACCGTCATCCGTCACTAGAAGAAGTGTTAGCGGATGTCGAACGGATTCGTCCGTCGGATATCGAGGAACTGATTCAGTACATCTTTTCGGAGGAACCGGCAAAGGCCTATATTCTTCCGGCAGACGATGATGATGAAGAGGAAGCCTGA
- the pnp gene encoding polyribonucleotide nucleotidyltransferase: MSQTKQTFSTELGGRPLTIEIGQLAKQANGAALIRYGDTAVLATVVASKQPKDLDFFPLTVNYEEKLYAAGKIPGGFLKREGRPGESAILTSRLIDRPIRPLFPDGFRHDVQVATTVLSSDADNSPEVAAMIGASIALSISDIPFDGPIAGVTIGRVDGEFVVNPTSAQMEVSDIDLQVAGTKHAVNMVEAGAKEVSEQAMLEAILLGHDVIKEMIAFQEEIVAQVGKEKFEYTVSSFDETIVNRLKAEALAEVTQAVQVEEKQARDVAINEVIEKYIELYAADESVTAEQLSEVSGVLNKFVKDEVRRLITEDKVRPDGRGLAEIRPLDSEVGLLPRAHGSGLFTRGQTQVLSVATLGVAGDAQIIDGLGLKEEKRFMHHYNFPPFSVGEARPMRAPGRREIGHGALGERALLPVLPNEVDFPYTIRLVSEVLESNGSSSQASICGSILAMMDAGVPLKAPVAGIAMGLIMEGDHYSILTDIQGMEDHLGDMDFKVAGTHEGVTALQMDMKIGGITRQILEEALEQARLGRLHILEHMQTVIAEPRVELSQYAPKIVTLKINPDKIRDVIGPGGKVINGIIDETGVKIDIDQDGTVFIASTDQAGIDRARQLVEDIVREVVIGEEFDGTVRRVEKFGAFVELFKGKDALVHISELALNRVGQTEDVVKLGDKLKVRVTEIDDKGRVNASHKVLLVEGLSEEDRAAYEEKKKTERENRPPRRDQGSRPPRDGQRPPRRN; this comes from the coding sequence ATGTCACAAACAAAACAGACGTTTTCGACCGAACTCGGTGGACGTCCATTAACGATTGAAATCGGTCAATTAGCAAAACAGGCGAACGGAGCAGCATTGATTCGTTACGGCGATACAGCCGTTCTTGCTACGGTCGTTGCATCAAAACAACCGAAGGACTTAGATTTCTTCCCATTAACAGTGAACTATGAAGAAAAATTATATGCGGCAGGGAAAATCCCAGGTGGATTCCTTAAACGTGAAGGACGTCCTGGAGAGAGTGCCATCTTGACTTCGCGTCTGATTGACCGTCCGATCCGTCCATTATTCCCAGACGGCTTCCGTCACGATGTACAAGTGGCGACAACGGTTCTTTCGTCAGATGCTGACAATTCACCAGAAGTTGCAGCGATGATCGGTGCTTCGATTGCGCTTTCGATTTCAGATATTCCATTCGATGGTCCAATCGCCGGCGTTACGATCGGTCGCGTCGACGGTGAATTCGTCGTGAACCCGACTTCAGCACAAATGGAAGTCAGCGACATCGATCTCCAAGTTGCCGGAACAAAACATGCCGTCAACATGGTTGAAGCAGGTGCGAAGGAAGTATCAGAACAAGCGATGCTTGAAGCGATCTTGCTTGGACACGATGTCATCAAGGAAATGATTGCGTTCCAAGAAGAAATCGTTGCTCAAGTCGGTAAAGAAAAATTCGAATATACGGTATCAAGCTTCGATGAGACAATCGTCAATCGCCTGAAAGCAGAAGCATTGGCAGAAGTCACACAAGCGGTTCAAGTCGAAGAAAAACAAGCGCGTGACGTTGCTATCAATGAAGTCATCGAAAAATACATCGAGTTGTATGCAGCTGACGAGTCAGTCACAGCAGAGCAACTGTCAGAAGTATCAGGCGTTCTCAACAAGTTCGTCAAAGACGAAGTCCGTCGTCTCATCACGGAAGACAAAGTTCGTCCGGATGGTCGTGGTCTTGCTGAGATTCGTCCACTCGATTCAGAAGTTGGTCTCTTACCACGTGCACACGGTTCAGGTTTGTTCACACGCGGTCAAACACAAGTCTTGTCTGTTGCGACACTCGGTGTTGCGGGCGACGCTCAAATCATCGATGGACTTGGTTTGAAAGAAGAGAAACGTTTCATGCACCACTATAACTTCCCACCATTCTCAGTCGGGGAAGCACGTCCAATGCGTGCACCAGGTCGTCGTGAAATCGGTCACGGTGCACTTGGAGAACGCGCACTCTTACCAGTACTTCCGAATGAAGTTGATTTCCCGTACACGATTCGTCTCGTGTCAGAAGTTCTTGAGTCGAACGGTTCTTCGTCACAGGCGTCAATCTGTGGTTCGATCCTTGCTATGATGGATGCGGGTGTTCCACTCAAAGCACCTGTCGCTGGTATCGCGATGGGCTTGATCATGGAAGGCGATCACTACTCGATCTTGACAGATATTCAAGGGATGGAAGATCATCTCGGCGATATGGACTTTAAAGTCGCTGGAACTCACGAAGGTGTTACAGCTCTACAAATGGATATGAAAATTGGCGGAATCACACGTCAAATTCTTGAAGAAGCACTCGAACAAGCACGTCTTGGTCGTCTGCACATCCTTGAGCATATGCAGACTGTCATCGCTGAACCACGTGTCGAATTGTCGCAATACGCGCCGAAAATCGTCACACTCAAAATCAATCCAGATAAAATTCGTGATGTGATCGGACCTGGTGGTAAAGTCATCAACGGTATCATCGATGAGACAGGCGTTAAGATCGACATCGATCAAGACGGAACAGTCTTCATCGCTTCGACAGATCAAGCAGGTATCGATCGTGCCCGTCAATTGGTCGAAGATATCGTCCGTGAAGTCGTCATCGGTGAAGAGTTCGATGGAACTGTCCGTCGCGTTGAAAAATTCGGTGCATTCGTCGAATTGTTCAAAGGAAAAGACGCCCTCGTCCACATTTCGGAACTTGCACTTAACCGTGTTGGTCAAACGGAAGATGTCGTTAAACTTGGTGATAAGCTAAAAGTCCGTGTTACGGAAATCGATGACAAAGGTCGCGTCAACGCTTCGCACAAAGTCTTACTCGTTGAAGGCTTAAGCGAAGAAGATCGTGCCGCATACGAAGAAAAGAAAAAGACAGAGCGTGAGAACCGCCCGCCACGCCGGGACCAGGGTTCACGCCCACCACGTGACGGACAACGTCCACCACGTCGTAACTAA
- the rpsO gene encoding 30S ribosomal protein S15: MALTKERKNEIIEAYATKQGDTGSPEVQVAVLTEQITTLNDHLRTHKKDHHSRRGLLKMVGRRRNLLTYLRNKDVARYRSLIERLGLRR, translated from the coding sequence ATGGCACTCACAAAAGAACGTAAAAACGAAATTATCGAAGCATATGCTACGAAACAAGGCGATACTGGTTCGCCGGAAGTACAAGTTGCTGTTTTGACTGAACAAATCACAACTTTGAACGATCACTTACGTACACACAAAAAGGATCACCACTCACGTCGTGGTCTCTTGAAAATGGTCGGTCGTCGCCGTAACTTGCTCACATACCTTCGTAACAAGGATGTTGCACGTTACCGTTCGTTGATCGAGCGTCTTGGTCTCCGTCGCTAA
- a CDS encoding bifunctional riboflavin kinase/FAD synthetase codes for MDIIHLTYPEQPQKDPAVVALGFFDGVHLGHQQVIAAARKEAEARRLPLAVMTFDPHPKQVLGKGDEPVRYITPLERKLEKIEQLGADRVYVIEFTIPFSELSPQAFVDEYLIASGAEHVVAGFDYSYGRFGAGKMATLDFHSRDTFTHTVVAEFQEEAEKISSTRIRRLLAAGEVEQAAHLLGEPYQIKGTIIHGDARGRQIGFPTANMRPEFSYVIPKLGVYATFVRLADGRRFKAMTNVGRRPTFYETGDVSIETHLLDFDEDLYDQELTLEWIAYLRDEKAFNGIDQLKEQLARDREEANARLSV; via the coding sequence ATGGACATCATACATTTGACATATCCGGAACAGCCTCAAAAAGACCCTGCCGTCGTCGCACTCGGCTTTTTTGACGGCGTACATCTCGGGCATCAGCAGGTCATCGCAGCAGCTCGCAAAGAGGCGGAGGCTCGTCGCTTGCCCTTAGCTGTCATGACGTTTGATCCGCATCCGAAACAAGTACTTGGTAAAGGCGATGAACCGGTCCGCTACATCACACCACTTGAACGTAAATTAGAGAAAATCGAACAGCTCGGTGCCGATCGTGTTTATGTGATTGAGTTTACAATTCCCTTTTCGGAATTATCACCGCAAGCCTTCGTTGACGAATATCTGATTGCATCCGGAGCAGAACACGTTGTCGCAGGATTTGATTATTCCTATGGTCGCTTCGGAGCAGGTAAAATGGCGACACTTGATTTCCACAGTCGGGACACGTTTACACATACTGTCGTTGCGGAATTTCAAGAAGAAGCGGAAAAAATCAGTTCGACCCGGATTCGACGTTTACTTGCTGCAGGTGAAGTCGAACAGGCTGCGCATTTGCTCGGTGAACCCTATCAAATCAAAGGAACGATCATTCACGGTGACGCACGCGGACGGCAAATCGGCTTCCCGACAGCCAACATGCGTCCGGAATTTTCTTACGTCATTCCGAAACTCGGTGTGTATGCGACATTCGTTCGCTTAGCAGACGGTCGTCGGTTCAAGGCGATGACGAATGTTGGGAGACGACCGACGTTTTATGAGACGGGAGACGTAAGTATCGAGACGCATCTGCTTGATTTTGACGAAGACCTCTATGATCAAGAACTGACACTTGAATGGATCGCTTACTTACGGGATGAAAAAGCGTTTAACGGCATCGATCAATTAAAAGAACAATTAGCGCGTGACCGCGAAGAAGCAAATGCACGATTAAGCGTTTGA
- the truB gene encoding tRNA pseudouridine(55) synthase TruB — MEPIGVLPLDKPAGMTSHDCVFRLRRLFQTKKVGHTGTLDPEVTGVLPICLGRATKLARFITDEGKRYAAEVTIGFATTTEDAHGETVRETAVEPGSITEEAIADILTQLTGEIEQTPPYYSAVKVNGKKLYEYARKGIEVERPTRIVRIDRLERTSDIVFEDGLCRFRLDIACGKGTYIRTLAVEIGERLGYAAHMSELRRTSSGAIAETDTVTLETLESYETVEERMQHVLPIEHVIQKWPRLTVDASTAQRVLNGAKLTSIPVEFELFTVYNEEDVPLALYRRLPEEQVARVEVMLQID; from the coding sequence GTGGAACCCATCGGAGTATTACCGTTAGATAAACCAGCGGGTATGACGAGTCACGATTGTGTCTTTCGTCTACGTCGCTTGTTTCAGACGAAAAAAGTTGGACATACAGGGACACTCGACCCGGAAGTAACGGGAGTCTTACCGATTTGTCTTGGTCGAGCGACGAAGCTTGCCCGCTTCATCACGGATGAAGGAAAGCGCTACGCAGCGGAAGTGACGATCGGCTTTGCGACGACAACGGAAGATGCGCACGGAGAAACAGTTCGCGAAACAGCGGTTGAACCGGGAAGTATTACCGAGGAAGCAATTGCGGACATCTTGACTCAATTGACAGGAGAGATCGAGCAGACACCACCATATTATTCAGCTGTTAAAGTGAATGGGAAAAAATTATATGAATATGCCCGAAAAGGAATTGAAGTTGAGCGTCCGACGCGCATCGTCCGCATCGATCGACTAGAACGAACATCAGATATTGTATTTGAAGACGGTCTCTGTCGCTTCCGTCTTGATATCGCTTGTGGAAAAGGGACGTATATTCGGACATTAGCGGTCGAGATCGGAGAACGACTTGGTTACGCGGCACACATGAGTGAACTACGCCGGACAAGCTCTGGTGCCATCGCTGAGACGGATACCGTGACACTTGAGACGCTTGAATCGTATGAGACGGTTGAAGAACGGATGCAACACGTTCTACCGATTGAACACGTCATTCAAAAATGGCCACGCTTGACGGTCGATGCGTCGACAGCACAGCGTGTCTTAAATGGAGCGAAGCTGACGAGCATTCCAGTCGAATTCGAGCTGTTTACTGTCTATAATGAAGAAGACGTACCTTTAGCGCTATATCGACGTCTTCCAGAAGAACAGGTAGCACGCGTCGAGGTCATGCTACAAATCGATTAA
- the rbfA gene encoding 30S ribosome-binding factor RbfA, whose amino-acid sequence MSLRSNRVAEQMRKEITQLLIKDVKDPRVKTITVTGVEVTGDLQQATIFYSVLGDDKAREDARIGLERSKGFMRKEIGSRIRLRKTPELLFEVDSSVEYGSRIDELLRNLNKD is encoded by the coding sequence ATGAGTTTACGCTCGAATCGTGTCGCCGAACAGATGCGTAAGGAAATTACGCAACTGCTCATCAAAGATGTCAAGGATCCTCGCGTCAAGACGATTACCGTCACAGGTGTCGAAGTGACAGGAGACTTACAACAAGCGACGATCTTCTACTCGGTCCTCGGTGACGATAAAGCACGTGAGGATGCGCGCATCGGTCTTGAAAGATCAAAAGGCTTTATGCGCAAGGAAATCGGATCACGGATTCGTCTACGGAAAACACCTGAACTATTGTTCGAGGTCGATTCTTCTGTCGAGTACGGATCACGCATTGATGAGTTGCTTCGGAATTTGAACAAAGATTAA
- the infB gene encoding translation initiation factor IF-2, protein MGKRVYEFAKEQNVTSKQVITQLEKLEKPVKNHMAVLDEQTVQQLDQVFNPEKYRAQKTEAPKQVKSDNKPNRPGSTNKPAGNQSRNSKGGRPEFGNRNNRGGKRRPNQKKAEPRKLEVADPNSKSSQRKAARRAQEEAMANVVQYSDNLTVGELAEKMAKKPNELIMKLMGLGVMATINQDLDDETVELLATEFGFEVEKTVQVDETDFDQYELNLDQYELSERPPVVTIMGHVDHGKTTLLDSIRNTKVTAGEAGGITQHIGAYQVEIDGKKITFLDTPGHAAFTTMRARGADVTDIAIIVVAADDGVMPQTEEAISHAKAAGVPIIVAVNKMDKEGANPDRVKQELTEFELVAEDWGGDTIFVPVSALKGDGIDELLEMILLVSEVQEYKSTPEMHGRGTVIEAKLDKGRGPVATLLVQHGTLRVGDPIVVGHTFGRIRAMVNDIGRRVKEVGPSTPIEITGLNDVPKAGDQFFAFEDEKKARQIGEARYQREIEAQRRDSAKVSLEDLFDRIKEGEVKDLNIIIKGDVQGSVEALAGSLKKIDVEGVKINIVHSGVGAITEGDVILASAANAIIIGFNVRPDGNAKSMADQEKVEIRLHRIIYNAIEEIEQAMKGLLDPEFVEKIIGQAEVRDVIKVSKVGTIAGGYVTEGKLTRDAGVRVVRDSIVIYEGKLDTLRRFKDDVKEVATGYECGIKIEKYDDIKVDDVIEAFIMEEVKRK, encoded by the coding sequence TTGGGTAAACGTGTATACGAATTCGCCAAGGAACAAAACGTAACAAGTAAGCAGGTCATCACCCAGCTTGAAAAGCTGGAGAAACCAGTCAAGAATCACATGGCAGTATTAGATGAACAGACAGTACAGCAACTCGATCAAGTATTTAATCCCGAGAAATATCGGGCTCAAAAGACGGAGGCTCCAAAACAAGTGAAATCAGATAATAAACCGAACCGACCAGGAAGTACAAACAAACCAGCAGGTAACCAATCACGTAACAGCAAAGGCGGACGCCCAGAATTCGGCAACCGTAACAACCGTGGCGGCAAACGTCGTCCGAACCAAAAGAAAGCAGAACCACGTAAACTCGAAGTAGCGGATCCGAACTCGAAGTCGAGTCAACGGAAAGCAGCTCGTCGGGCACAAGAAGAGGCGATGGCAAACGTCGTTCAATACTCTGACAACTTGACAGTCGGTGAACTTGCTGAAAAAATGGCGAAAAAACCGAATGAATTGATTATGAAATTGATGGGTCTCGGTGTCATGGCGACGATCAACCAAGATCTCGATGACGAAACAGTTGAACTGCTTGCAACAGAGTTCGGTTTTGAAGTCGAAAAGACAGTCCAAGTCGATGAGACGGACTTTGATCAATACGAATTGAACCTCGACCAGTACGAATTGTCTGAGCGTCCACCGGTCGTTACGATCATGGGACACGTCGACCACGGTAAAACGACTTTGCTCGATTCAATCCGTAACACGAAGGTCACTGCAGGCGAAGCCGGCGGGATCACACAGCACATCGGTGCGTACCAAGTTGAAATCGACGGTAAGAAAATCACATTCCTTGATACACCAGGTCACGCGGCATTTACAACAATGCGTGCACGTGGAGCAGATGTCACGGATATCGCGATCATCGTCGTTGCAGCGGATGATGGTGTCATGCCACAAACGGAAGAAGCAATCAGCCACGCGAAAGCAGCTGGTGTTCCAATCATCGTAGCTGTCAACAAGATGGACAAAGAGGGTGCTAACCCAGACCGTGTCAAACAAGAATTGACAGAGTTCGAACTCGTTGCAGAAGACTGGGGTGGCGATACGATCTTCGTACCGGTTTCAGCACTTAAAGGTGACGGAATCGATGAATTGCTCGAAATGATTCTTCTCGTTTCAGAAGTTCAAGAATATAAATCAACACCAGAAATGCATGGTCGTGGTACAGTCATCGAGGCGAAACTCGATAAAGGACGTGGACCAGTTGCAACGCTTCTCGTTCAACACGGTACACTCCGTGTTGGGGATCCAATCGTTGTCGGTCATACGTTCGGTCGTATCCGGGCAATGGTCAACGATATCGGTCGTCGTGTTAAAGAAGTTGGACCATCGACGCCAATCGAAATCACAGGTTTAAACGACGTACCGAAAGCAGGCGATCAATTCTTCGCATTCGAAGATGAGAAAAAAGCTCGTCAAATCGGTGAAGCGCGTTACCAACGTGAAATCGAAGCACAACGTCGTGATTCGGCGAAAGTCAGCTTAGAAGATCTCTTCGACCGCATTAAAGAAGGCGAAGTCAAAGACCTTAACATCATCATCAAAGGTGACGTTCAAGGTTCAGTTGAAGCCTTAGCCGGTTCATTGAAGAAAATTGATGTCGAAGGTGTTAAAATTAACATCGTACACTCAGGTGTCGGTGCTATCACGGAAGGTGACGTCATCCTTGCTTCGGCAGCGAATGCGATCATCATCGGATTCAACGTCCGGCCAGATGGTAACGCCAAATCGATGGCGGATCAGGAAAAAGTCGAAATTCGTCTTCATCGGATCATCTATAACGCAATCGAAGAAATCGAGCAAGCGATGAAAGGTCTTCTTGATCCTGAATTCGTTGAGAAAATCATCGGTCAAGCTGAAGTCCGCGATGTCATCAAAGTATCGAAAGTCGGTACGATCGCAGGTGGATATGTCACGGAAGGTAAGTTAACACGTGATGCAGGCGTCCGTGTCGTACGTGACAGTATCGTCATCTACGAAGGAAAACTCGATACACTTCGTCGTTTCAAAGATGATGTCAAAGAAGTCGCTACTGGCTATGAGTGTGGAATTAAGATTGAAAAATATGATGATATCAAAGTTGATGATGTCATCGAAGCGTTCATCATGGAAGAAGTTAAACGGAAGTAA
- a CDS encoding YlxQ family RNA-binding protein, which produces MSKWESLLGLANRARKVTTGEELVLKEVRGGQAKLVLLAADAGAATRKKVTDKCTSYQVPYLEVADRTILGQALGKDARVVVSVNEAGFAKKLTELLSND; this is translated from the coding sequence ATGAGTAAATGGGAATCCCTTCTCGGTCTCGCGAATCGAGCTAGGAAAGTGACGACTGGAGAAGAACTCGTACTGAAAGAAGTACGAGGAGGACAAGCGAAGCTTGTTCTCTTAGCAGCAGATGCGGGGGCTGCCACGCGTAAGAAAGTCACAGATAAATGTACGAGTTATCAAGTTCCTTACCTAGAAGTCGCCGACCGGACGATTCTCGGTCAAGCATTAGGAAAGGATGCGCGTGTTGTCGTGTCAGTCAATGAAGCCGGATTTGCGAAAAAGCTAACTGAACTCCTCTCGAACGACTAA
- the rnpM gene encoding RNase P modulator RnpM: protein MQKKVPLRKCVITQEMKPKKELIRVVRTPEQEVVIDLNGKMNGRGAYLSKDAAVIATAKKKRTLDHHLKVKTTDALYDELLELAGGTHE, encoded by the coding sequence GTGCAAAAAAAGGTACCATTACGCAAGTGTGTCATCACACAAGAAATGAAACCGAAAAAAGAATTAATTCGTGTCGTCCGGACACCTGAACAAGAGGTCGTCATCGATTTAAATGGTAAGATGAATGGGCGGGGTGCCTATTTATCAAAAGATGCGGCAGTCATTGCGACGGCGAAGAAAAAACGGACGCTCGATCATCATTTGAAGGTCAAGACGACAGATGCCTTATACGATGAATTGCTAGAACTCGCGGGAGGTACGCATGAGTAA
- the nusA gene encoding transcription termination factor NusA yields MGPQLLEAINQIAKEKEIDKNIIIDALEQALISAYRRNFGKESEAVKVEFDQQTGDIRVFALKEVVERLTQPEEQLSLEEAHEIDPTYELGDFHKVEVTPGDFGRVAAQTAKQIVTQKMREAERERIYNHFADREDEIMTGIVERQDARNLYVNLEGIEAVLTTHEQMPNERFGIRDRIKVYVTKVDPMVKGSGASILVSRTHPGLLKRLFEIEVPEISSGEVEVKSVAREAGDRSKIAVAADDIDPVGACVGQKGARVQRIVNDLNGEKIDIVRYSDDPKEYVANALSPAQVVAVYVNEPAKATIVVVPDFQLSLAIGKRGQNARLAAKLTGWKIDIKSESEAESMDLEDVFATEEPTVEAVQVEGEE; encoded by the coding sequence ATGGGACCACAGTTACTCGAGGCGATCAATCAAATCGCGAAAGAGAAGGAAATTGATAAGAATATCATCATCGATGCGCTCGAACAGGCATTGATTTCAGCGTACCGACGTAACTTCGGAAAAGAGTCGGAGGCTGTAAAGGTCGAATTCGACCAGCAGACAGGAGATATTCGTGTCTTCGCGCTTAAGGAAGTCGTTGAACGATTGACGCAACCGGAAGAGCAACTCTCGCTTGAAGAAGCACATGAAATCGATCCAACCTATGAACTCGGCGATTTCCATAAAGTCGAAGTGACGCCAGGCGACTTTGGTCGTGTTGCGGCACAAACGGCGAAACAGATCGTCACACAAAAAATGCGTGAAGCAGAACGCGAACGCATCTATAATCACTTCGCGGATCGTGAAGATGAAATCATGACGGGTATCGTCGAACGTCAAGATGCACGGAACTTGTACGTGAACCTAGAAGGTATCGAAGCCGTCTTGACGACACACGAGCAAATGCCGAATGAACGTTTCGGGATTCGTGATCGCATTAAAGTGTACGTCACGAAAGTTGATCCAATGGTCAAAGGATCAGGTGCCTCGATTCTCGTATCACGGACACACCCAGGTCTCTTAAAACGTCTCTTTGAAATCGAAGTACCGGAAATTTCAAGTGGCGAAGTCGAAGTTAAATCTGTTGCACGTGAAGCGGGCGACCGCTCGAAAATCGCAGTCGCAGCGGATGACATCGATCCAGTTGGTGCATGTGTCGGACAAAAAGGCGCACGTGTTCAGCGTATCGTCAATGATCTGAACGGAGAAAAAATCGATATCGTTCGTTACTCGGATGATCCGAAAGAATATGTCGCGAATGCACTCAGCCCTGCTCAAGTCGTTGCTGTTTATGTCAACGAACCAGCGAAGGCAACGATCGTCGTTGTTCCAGATTTCCAACTGTCACTTGCAATCGGGAAGCGTGGTCAAAACGCGCGTCTTGCAGCAAAATTGACAGGATGGAAGATCGACATCAAGAGTGAGTCTGAAGCAGAATCGATGGATCTCGAAGATGTCTTCGCAACGGAAGAGCCGACAGTAGAAGCGGTCCAAGTTGAAGGCGAGGAATAA
- the rimP gene encoding ribosome maturation factor RimP, with amino-acid sequence MTNVTEKVEALAKPIVEREGMELVDVEFVKEGADWFLRVSIDKEGGVDLEDCVKINEQLSEALNDNDPIDEPYYLDVASPGAERPLKKDEDFEKAIGKHVYIKTHDPVKNAVEFEGTLLSYTPEMLEIEVRVKTRKLKIEIPVDKIALARLAVMF; translated from the coding sequence ATGACGAACGTAACGGAAAAGGTCGAAGCGCTCGCAAAACCAATCGTCGAACGAGAGGGGATGGAGCTAGTCGACGTTGAATTCGTCAAAGAAGGGGCGGATTGGTTCCTACGTGTCTCCATCGACAAAGAGGGTGGCGTAGATCTTGAAGACTGCGTCAAAATCAATGAACAGTTATCGGAAGCATTGAATGATAATGATCCGATCGACGAGCCGTATTACCTCGACGTCGCTAGTCCAGGAGCGGAACGTCCACTGAAGAAAGACGAGGATTTCGAAAAAGCAATCGGGAAACATGTGTACATCAAAACGCACGATCCAGTGAAGAATGCAGTTGAATTCGAGGGAACGTTGCTATCGTACACACCTGAGATGCTTGAAATCGAAGTGCGTGTCAAAACAAGAAAATTGAAAATTGAGATACCGGTCGACAAGATTGCACTTGCGCGACTTGCGGTAATGTTCTGA